A single genomic interval of Hemiscyllium ocellatum isolate sHemOce1 chromosome 37, sHemOce1.pat.X.cur, whole genome shotgun sequence harbors:
- the bcl2l16 gene encoding BCL2 like 16: protein MKSEQSHDHVVREAYVMSQDYIRYVTGRTSKPAPSKASAALRHAGDDLLEKYPIFFKRWPRIFREVCSDDACDYLFKLLDEHFQPEKPWQKKELTWSGILSIYVLAGQLAKHCQANGMESVLEELEFNVGQYVERKVCPHIKEKGGWSGFIERFAKKEEPEHTVFRACCGTLLLLGAMSLAYYIYRRRLC from the exons ATGAAATCAGAACAAAGCCATGATCATGTAGTGAGGGAGGCCTATGTAATGTCACAGGATTACATCAGGTATGTGACTGGAAGGACATCAAAACCAGCTCCCAGCAAGGCTTCAGCAGCCCTGAGACATGCAGGTGATGATCTCCTGGAGAAATATCCCATCTTCTTTAAGCGATGGCCCCGGATTTTCAGGGAAGTTTGTTCTGATGACGCCTGCGATTACTTATTCAAGTTGTTGGATGAGCATTTCCAACCAGAGAAACCTTGGCAAAAGAAGGAGCTGACCTGGAGTGGGATACTTTCCATTTATGTCCTGGCAGGGCAGCTGGCCAAACACTGCCAGGCGAATGGCATGGAGTCTGTGCTCGAGGAGCTGGAATTCAATGTGGGTCAGTATGTGGAGAGAAAAGTGTGTCCACATATTAAAGAAAAGGGAGGATGG TCTGGTTTCATAGAGCGTTTTGCTAAGAAGGAAGAGCCTGAACATACTGTCTTCCGAGCTTGCTGTGGAACGTTACTCCTGCTGGGTGCCATGTCCCTGGCTTACTACATTTACAGGCGAAGGTTATGCTGA